From the genome of Rathayibacter sp. VKM Ac-2804:
TACCACTCCGGCATGACGCCTCCTCCGCCCGCGGCGGCGCGGGTTCTCACACCCTAGGGGTGCGCGCCGCCGCCGCGGGAGTCGGCGGGCCGCATCGGCGAGTCGCCCGGGAGGGCTCGTTCTCCAGCCCGGGAACGAGCCTTCTCGGGCGACTCAGGAGCTCCGGGCCTGCGCGACGGGGGCTCGGCGTCGTGCAGGAGGAGGGAATAGCGTGGCGGGATGGCACTGACGCTTCCCGAGCCCCGGCTCCCCTCGCTCCTCGACTCCCCGGTGCTGCGCTGGGGAGTCCTCGCCCCCGGCTCGATCGCCGGCACCTTCGTCGACGCGCTGCAGAAGCACACGCGGCAGCGGGTCGTCGCCGTCGGCTCGCGCTCCCAGGAGCGCGCGGACGAGTTCGCGCGGCGCTTCGGCGTCGAGCGGGCCTCGGCCGGCTACGAGGCCGTCGTGAACGACCCGGAGGTCGACGTCGTCTACATCGCCTCGCCGAACTCGGAGCACGCGCGCCAGGCCCTGCGCGCGATCGCCGCGGGCAAGCACGTCCTCGTCGAGAAGCCGTTCGCCACCACGGCGGGCGAGGCCGAGATGATCGTCCACGCCGCGCGCGACGCCGGCGTCTTCGCGATGGAGGCGATGTGGATGCGCTACCTGCCGCAGATGGACGTCGTCCGGCAGCTGCTCGCGGACGGCGCGGTCGGCGATCCCGCGCTGGTCTCCGCCGACTTCGGCGCCGCGTTCGCGTTCGACCCGGCCAGCCGCATCTTCGATCCGGCGCTGGCGGGCGGCGGCCTGCTCGACGTGGGCGTCTACGCCTCCTCGTTCGTCTCGATGGTGGCCGGCGCCCCGCAGAGCACCGTCGTCGCCGGCGCCCTGACCTCGACCGGGGTGGACGCGATGGCGACGATCGTCGGGCGGCACGCGCACGGCGTCCAGTCGGTCGCGACGTCGACCGTGCTCGCCGACACCCTGCACGCCGCGAGCGTCGCGGGCAGCGAGGGGCGGATCGACGTGCACCCGTCGTTCTGGACGCCGAGCGGCGTCACCCTGACCCGCGGCTCCGACAGCGCCTCGTGGCGTGACGAGACGGGGCTGCAGGGCGGCGAGGGCCTCGCCTGGGAGGCGGTGCACCTCGCGCAGTACGTGGCGGAGGGGCGCACCGAGTCGCCGGTGCACCCGCTGGACGAGACGGTGCAGGTGGTGCGCACGCTGGACGAGGCGCGCCGGCGCCTGGGCGTCGAGGTCTGACGCGCGGAAGTCCGATCTGCAGATGATCCGGCCACCCCGCGCCGCTCCTGCGCGGAGGAGAGCGCCTTCCGGGCGGGGTCGCCCGCGGATCGAACAGGCACCCGACAGTCGTCAGCCCGCCGGCAGCTCCACGCGGAAGCTCGTGCGCCCCGGCTCGGACTCGACCAGCACGCGTCCGCCGTGCGCGTCGACCACCGCCGCCACGATCGCGAGGCCCAGCCCCGTCGAGCCGGTCGTCCGCGCGCGGGAGGAGTCGCCACGGGCGAAGCGCTCGAACAGCACCGGCACCAGCGCCTCGTCGATGCCCGGACCGGAGTCGGTGATCGTCACCACCGCGATCGGCCGGCCGCGCTCGTCCCGGTCCTCGGCGAGCGCCGCGACGACGCGCGTCCCCGGCGGCGTGTGGACGGTGGCGTTCCGCAGCAGGTTCGCGACCACCTGGTGCAGCCGGAAGCCGTCGCCGCGGATCTCGATCGGCTCCTCCGGCAGGTCGAGGTCCCACTCGTGGTCGGGTCCGGCGACGTGCGCGTCCGATACGGCCTCGATCAGCACCATCGTCAGATCGACCGGCTCCGTCTCGAGATCGCGGCCCTCGTCCAGGCGCGCCAGCAGCAGGAGGTCCTCGACGAGCGAGGTCATCCGGGTCGCCGCCGACTCGATCCGATCGAGCGAGTACTCCGCTGCCCCGGAGAGCTCGACGTCGCCGCGACGGGGCAGCTCGGCGTAGCCGCGGATGGCCGCGAGCGGCGTGCGCAGCTCGTGCGAGGCGTCGGCGACGAACTGCCGGACCTTGTTCTCGCTGGCCTGGCGCGACTCCAGAGCACCGCCGACGTGGTCGAGCATGCGGTTGAAGGCGGCGCCCACCCGGCCGACCTCGGTGCGGACGTCGGCGTCCTCCTCCGGCACGCGCTCGATCAGCTCGACCTCGCCGCGCTCCAGCGGCAGCTCGGCGACGCGGGTCGCCGTCGCCTCCACCCGCTCGAGCGGGCGCAGCGCCACCCGGATGATCGCGGTCGCGATCAGGGCGACCAGCAGCATCGCGAGCAGGACGACGACGACCACGACGGTGGTGAGGGTGCCGAGCGTCTCCTCCGTCTGGCCGAGCGGGACGCCGACGAGCACGACCGCGCCGTCGACGAGCCGCGCCTCGACCCGGTACTCGCCGAGGGCGCCGCCGAGGTCGAGCGTCGTCGCGTCGCCGAGGCTCTGCACAGCGTCGGCGAGGACGGAGTCGGCGGGCTCGGCGAACTCCCGGCAGGACCCGGAGCTGTCGATGTACGCGCCGGTGTAGGCGCCGGTCGACCCGAGCACCGCGGTGATCGTCTGGGTGTCCTGGTTCGGCCGCCCCGCGAAGTCGCCGCTCGGGCAGGTCGTCGCGCGCTCGATCGCGCTGGAGCCGGCGAACTGGCTCGGCCCGTCGAATCCGGCCAGCCGGTCCAGCGACTCCGAGAGCTGGGTCTCCGCGTTGTCGTAGAGGATCCCGCGCAGGGACAGCACGCTCACCGTGCCGACGATCCCCGCGGTCACCGCGACCAGCGCGACGACGGCGACGACCATGCGGCGCCGCAGCGTCCACGGCGCGCGGCGGGCCGCGTTCGAGCGCCGCAGCGCGGACCGGGTGGCGAAGTCGCCGAGTGTGGGACGCAGCCGCCCGCCCCCGGTCGTCACTGCTCGGCGGGCTTCAGCAGGTAGCCGGCGCCGCGGACCGTGTGGATCATCGGCGAGCGCCCGGCGTCGATCTTCTTGCGGAGGTAGGAGATGTAGATCTCGACCACGCTCGATCTGCCACCGAAGTCGTACGACCAGACCCGGTCGAGGATCTGCGCCTTGCTCAGCACACGGCGGGGGTTCCGCATCAGGAAGCGCAGCAGCTCGAACTCCGTCGCGGTCAGCTCGATGTCGGTGCCGGCCCGGCGCACCTCGTGGCTGTCCTCGTTCAGGACGAGGTCGCCCACGACGACCTCCGGGTCGTCGGCGTCGTTGGCGAGCAGGGTGGAGCGGCGGATCAGCCCGCGCATCCGGGCGACGAGCTCCTCGAGCGAGAACGGCTTGGTGACGTAGTCGTCGCCGCCGGCGGTGAGCCCCGCGATGCGGTCGTCGAGCGCGTCCTTGGCGGTGAGGAAGAGGACCGGGGTCTCGCTGCCGTCGGCGCGGATCCGCTGGAGCACCTGCAGCCCGTCGATGTCGGGCAGCATCACGTCGAGCACGATGACGTCGGGGCGGAACTCGCGGGTGATCGTGATCGCGGAGCGGCCCTCGGCAGCGGTGCGCACCTCCCAGCCCTCGTAGCGCAGCGCCATCTGCAGCAGATCGGTGAGGGTGCTCTCGTCGTCGACGACGAGGACGCGGATCGGCGTGCCGTCCGCTCGCTTGAGGCGGGTGCGCTGCGCGGAGGCGAGGTGCTTCGAAGGGGCCGGGGTGCTCATGACTCCCCAGTATCAGGAGTTTCCTATGAGCGCGCTATGCCCGGGCGATGGCCCGGCTGTGCGCGGCCGGAGAGCGACGGCGGCGATGGACGCCCGGCCGGCTTTCTCCGAAAGCGGAAGTCCCCCTCTCGTCCCGAGCGGCGAAGCCGCGTCGCGTCTCGGCTGTGAGGAGGAGGACGCGGCCGTGCCCCTCTGCATGCTGGTCGAGGAGCCCCGCAGGGGCGCATCGAGACCCGCCGTGACCAATAGGGCTCGCGTGCAGACCCGTCCATCAGGGGCGGGCGGATCTCGAGACGCCCGCTGCGCGGGCTACTCGATCAGCATGGGCTTGCCGCCCTAGCGCTTCGGCGCCCGCGCCGACTCGTCGGCCGGATCGGCGTCGAACTCCTCCGGGTCGACGACCGCCGAGCGGGCGTAGCCGCGCACGCGCCGGTCGATGAAGGTCGCGAACCAGAGCAGCACGCCGATCACGAGCAGCACGGCCGCGATCTCGTACTGCGCGATGTCGCGACCGGAGGTGATCGGCAGCACCAGGTAGACGCAGGCGATCGCGCCGAGCACCGGCAGCACGGTCGGCGTCCGGAAGTGCTCGTGCTCGACCGGCTGGCGCCGCAGCACCAGGACCGCGACGTTCACCACCGCGAAGACCGCGAGCAGCAGCAGCGACGTGGTGCCGCCGAGCAGGACCGCGATCGGGTCGGAGGGGTCGCGCGACACGTACGCGGTGAGCAGCAGCGCGAGGACCGTGGTGAACAGGATCGCCGCCCACGGCGTCCGCCGGCCGGCCAGCACGTTCTTCAGGAACGGCGGCAGCACGCCCTGCTTGCTCATCCCGTAGAGCAGTCGGCTGGCCATCATCATGTTGATCAGAGCGCTGTTCGCGACGGCGAAGAGGGAGATGAACGGCAGCAGCGTCGAGATCGGGAAGTCCGGCGCGGCCGTCTCGACGACCGTCACGAGCGGGGTGTCGTTGCCGGCCAGCTCGCCGATCGGCACGATCGCGACGGCCAGCGTCGAGACCAGCACGTAGACGACGGCCGTGATGCCGAGACCGGTCAGCATCACCTTCGGGAAGATGCGGCTCGGATCCTTGGTCTCCTCGGCCATGTTGACCGAGTCCTCGAAGCCGACCATCGCGAAGAAGGCCAGCGAGGTGGCGGTGCTGATCGCGAGCAGCAGCGACTTGTCCTCGGGCGTCTCGAAGGCGACGACCCGGGAGAAGTCGGCCTGGCCGCCGAAGACCGCGAAGGAGCAGACGAGGATCACCAGCAGCAGGCCCGACAGCTCGATCAGGGTGAGCACCACGTTGAGGCCGACGCTCTCCGCGACTCCGCGCAGATTCACCAGCGCGATGCAGACCATGAAGATCAGCGCGATGCTCAGCCGCGTGCCCGCGCCGTCGCCGAGGCCGAAGCCGATCGCGAAGTTGCTCGCGAACGCGCCGGAGGCGGCCGAGGCCGAGGTGATCCCGCTCGCCATCACGGTGAAGCAGACCAGGAAGGTGACGAAGTGGATCCCGAACGCCTTGTGCGCGTAGAGCGCGGCCCCGGCGGCCTGCGGGAACTTGGTCACCAGCTCGAGGTAGGAGCAGGCGGTGAGCGTCGCGACGACGAAGGCGATCACGAACGGCAGCCAGGCGGCACCGCCCACCTCCGAGGCGACCTGCCCGGTCAGGGCGTAGATGCCGGTGCCGAGGATGTCCCCCACCACGAACAGCAGGAGGAGCTTGGGGCCGAGGACCCGCTTGAGCTCGGGAGGTGCCGTCTTCTCGCTGGTCGCCGTCATGATCGCGCCTCCATCGGTTCGTACCGGGTGGCGCGAGCCTAGGGCCGCGCGGGAGGCAGGGGGAAGCCCCGGGGACGGAACGACGGCGCGATCGCGCCCGGGAACGCAGAAGCGCCAGGACCCCGAACCGGTCCTGGCGCTTCTGTGGTGGTCGGATCAATGGGGACGACGGACTCCGCCTTCCCCCGTGGTCGAGACCTAGATCGGGAGGCAGACCCCGAGGAAGCCGGTCAGCGGGAAGGCGGAGACACCGGTGAGGTTCGCTGCCGCGGTGTTGTTCCCGGTGTTGGTCTCCGTGTAGCCGGCGGGGACGCTGGCGAGGGAGAGCCGGAACTCGGCCACGGCGAAGACCCCGAGGACGCCCGTGATGTCGATGATCGCCGACGGGGTCGCCGTCACGATCGTGAAGGTGATGGTGT
Proteins encoded in this window:
- a CDS encoding Gfo/Idh/MocA family oxidoreductase produces the protein MALTLPEPRLPSLLDSPVLRWGVLAPGSIAGTFVDALQKHTRQRVVAVGSRSQERADEFARRFGVERASAGYEAVVNDPEVDVVYIASPNSEHARQALRAIAAGKHVLVEKPFATTAGEAEMIVHAARDAGVFAMEAMWMRYLPQMDVVRQLLADGAVGDPALVSADFGAAFAFDPASRIFDPALAGGGLLDVGVYASSFVSMVAGAPQSTVVAGALTSTGVDAMATIVGRHAHGVQSVATSTVLADTLHAASVAGSEGRIDVHPSFWTPSGVTLTRGSDSASWRDETGLQGGEGLAWEAVHLAQYVAEGRTESPVHPLDETVQVVRTLDEARRRLGVEV
- a CDS encoding HAMP domain-containing sensor histidine kinase, which codes for MTTGGGRLRPTLGDFATRSALRRSNAARRAPWTLRRRMVVAVVALVAVTAGIVGTVSVLSLRGILYDNAETQLSESLDRLAGFDGPSQFAGSSAIERATTCPSGDFAGRPNQDTQTITAVLGSTGAYTGAYIDSSGSCREFAEPADSVLADAVQSLGDATTLDLGGALGEYRVEARLVDGAVVLVGVPLGQTEETLGTLTTVVVVVVLLAMLLVALIATAIIRVALRPLERVEATATRVAELPLERGEVELIERVPEEDADVRTEVGRVGAAFNRMLDHVGGALESRQASENKVRQFVADASHELRTPLAAIRGYAELPRRGDVELSGAAEYSLDRIESAATRMTSLVEDLLLLARLDEGRDLETEPVDLTMVLIEAVSDAHVAGPDHEWDLDLPEEPIEIRGDGFRLHQVVANLLRNATVHTPPGTRVVAALAEDRDERGRPIAVVTITDSGPGIDEALVPVLFERFARGDSSRARTTGSTGLGLAIVAAVVDAHGGRVLVESEPGRTSFRVELPAG
- a CDS encoding response regulator transcription factor; this translates as MSTPAPSKHLASAQRTRLKRADGTPIRVLVVDDESTLTDLLQMALRYEGWEVRTAAEGRSAITITREFRPDVIVLDVMLPDIDGLQVLQRIRADGSETPVLFLTAKDALDDRIAGLTAGGDDYVTKPFSLEELVARMRGLIRRSTLLANDADDPEVVVGDLVLNEDSHEVRRAGTDIELTATEFELLRFLMRNPRRVLSKAQILDRVWSYDFGGRSSVVEIYISYLRKKIDAGRSPMIHTVRGAGYLLKPAEQ
- a CDS encoding APC family permease; translation: MTATSEKTAPPELKRVLGPKLLLLFVVGDILGTGIYALTGQVASEVGGAAWLPFVIAFVVATLTACSYLELVTKFPQAAGAALYAHKAFGIHFVTFLVCFTVMASGITSASAASGAFASNFAIGFGLGDGAGTRLSIALIFMVCIALVNLRGVAESVGLNVVLTLIELSGLLLVILVCSFAVFGGQADFSRVVAFETPEDKSLLLAISTATSLAFFAMVGFEDSVNMAEETKDPSRIFPKVMLTGLGITAVVYVLVSTLAVAIVPIGELAGNDTPLVTVVETAAPDFPISTLLPFISLFAVANSALINMMMASRLLYGMSKQGVLPPFLKNVLAGRRTPWAAILFTTVLALLLTAYVSRDPSDPIAVLLGGTTSLLLLAVFAVVNVAVLVLRRQPVEHEHFRTPTVLPVLGAIACVYLVLPITSGRDIAQYEIAAVLLVIGVLLWFATFIDRRVRGYARSAVVDPEEFDADPADESARAPKR